A single genomic interval of Melanotaenia boesemani isolate fMelBoe1 chromosome 4, fMelBoe1.pri, whole genome shotgun sequence harbors:
- the smim18 gene encoding small integral membrane protein 18 gives MANITTTIHPSSLPLRPEAVPLPQFSLQVQEVYPFHDGWNVACFIILLLFILTVLSLAALAILYELLDCGCCAKGKTHQQLQAEGPGSCSKLMTSICKEPESHTEVV, from the coding sequence ATGGCCAACATCACAACTACAATACACCCAAGTAGTCTCCCACTTCGCCCTGAGGCAGTTCCTCTGCCCCAATTCTCTTTGCAGGTCCAAGAAGTGTACCCCTTCCATGATGGCTGGAACGTGGCCTGTTTTATCATCCTTCTGCTTTTCATCCTCACTGTCCTGTCCCTAGCTGCCTTGGCCATTCTCTATGAGCTACTGGACTGTGGGTGCTGTGCCAAAGGGAAAACGCACCAACAGTTACAGGCGGAAGGACCGGGAAGCTGCAGCAAGCTCATGACCAGCATTTGCAAGGAACCAGAATCCCACACGGAGGTGGTATAG